A window of Saccopteryx leptura isolate mSacLep1 chromosome 5, mSacLep1_pri_phased_curated, whole genome shotgun sequence contains these coding sequences:
- the LOC136405833 gene encoding CMRF35-like molecule 7, translating to MWLPPALLLLSLPGCLSIQGPAIVRGQERGSLTVQCSYKPGWESHKKWWCRGAYWHKCRILVQTTGSQQTVQRNRVSITDNQRDRLITVTMKDLRRNDQDTYHCGIEKPGTDRGTSIKIFINPGSSTPENLVSGTNGSNHTGVSSSSQTRNHYMLLVFVKVPVLLTVAGAVLWLKGSQRVSREQWEQPIYIELV from the exons ATGTGGCTGCCCCCAGCTCTACTCCTTCTCAGCCTCCCAG GCTGTTTGTCCATCCAAGGCCCAGCGATCGTGAGAGGCCAGGAGCGGGGCTCGCTGACCGTGCAGTGTTCCTATAAACCAGGATGGGAGAGCCACAAGAAGTGGTGGTGTCGAGGAGCATACTGGCATAAGTGCAGGATCCTCGTTCAAACCACAGGGTCCCAGCAAACAGTGCAGAGAAACCGGGTGTCCATCACGGACAATCAGAGAGACCGCCTGATCACGGTGACCATGAAGGACCTCAGACGAAATGACCAAGATACCTACCACTGTGGGATTGAAAAGCCTGGAACTGACCGTGggacatcaataaaaatattcattaaccCAG GTTCATCGACCCCAGAAAACCTGGTATCTGGGACAAATGGCAGCAACCACACAGGGGTGTCCTCCAGCTCCCAAACCCG GAACCACTACATGCTGCTGGTATTCGTGAAGGTACCCGTCTTACTCACCGTGGCTGGCGCTGTCCTCTGGTTGAAGGGGTCTCAGAGAGTCTCCAGGGAGCAATGGGAACAGCCTATCTACATCGAACTTGTCTGA